The window TAGAAATTCTCATAAACCTATAGGCACACTAACTGAGCCGCTTAGCTTGTCGCGGCATGGTGAAACCAGCATTATGATTCCGGTAAAACTAAGAGATCTTCAACGTCAGGATAAAACAGCGGTTATGGCCATGCTTCAGGATTCCCGGGTTATGAGGTTTCTTGGGCCCCGCCGGGCTTTAACAGAAGATGAGGCGGATTCGTGGTTTGAGAATGCGCTTGATAACCCGTCACGTTTTGCTATTGCCCAATCTGATACTGATGAGTTCATCGGATTCTGCGGTATTAAAGAGATCGAAGGTGTTTTGGACTTCGGCTATTTCATCAGATCGGAGTTCTGGGGTAATGGCATAGTGGTAAGGGCCTCCAGACTGGCGCTTGAAAGGTTGTCGGCTGAGATCGACACAGAGTCCGTTCAGGTTTTTATTGCTGACGATAATGTGGCAAGCAAGAGAGTGGCCCAGAAATTGGGCTGGCAGGTCACACACAATGGGACTAAGGATGGGGAGTATGGTGGATATTACCGGATCGTCCTGTAATGCATGAAAATGACCTGTGACTTTTCTCCGCTTTAACGCACCCCAAAGTAAAACCGACAGGCACTGAATGCCTGAGTATCAGAATGATCACCAGAAATAAGATTTAACTTTAATTAGTGTTAACAAGTCCTAAACATGCATCATAAAAGCTATCCAGATAGCATTTTTCAGTAACGAGTAAAAATATGCACAAAATTCAGTGTCAATGCGGGGCTCTTAGTGGTCATGTTCGGGGAGCCGGAACCTGTAGTCGGGTGGTATGTTACTGTGCCGACTGTCAGGCTTTTGCGAAATTTTTAGGCCGGGCAGGTGATGTTCTGGATGCACAGGGAGGGACTGAAATTGTGCAGTTGGCACAGCCCCGTGTGGTTTTTTCACAAGGTAAGGAGCATCTCGCGGCTGTGCGGCTTAGCGATCAGGGGATGATCCGCTGGTATGCCGCCTGCTGTAACACTCCCCTTGGTAATACGCTGCCTGATCCTAAGGTTTCATTTATCGGCCTTATTCATTCGGTGCTGAATCGTGCAAAAATGGCCGAAGATTTTGGCAAGAATATCGCAATAGTCAATGTGGATTCTGCTATAGGAGAACCGAAGCCGAAGCAAAAAGGACTCCCCGGTATGATTGTAAGATTTTTGTGGATTATTTTATCCATGCGTATCGGTGGTAAGTATCGTAATTCTCCGCTTTTTACTGAGTCTGGTGAACCTGTTGTGTCACCCGTTATACTCAGTGGCGAAGAGTTAAATAATTTAAAAAATACCCTGTGATAAGGTGTTATGTATTAACAGCGTCATGGGCTATAAACCCTGTAGTGACGGTGATTACCCGGTTAACCAGACATCGCTATGATTAAACCCGCTGTTAAAAAAGAGATCCTTGCCCGCATTGAAAACGCCGAGAAAGAGCATGGCGTCCGCGTTCTTTACGCGGTTGAATCGGGTAGCCGTGCCTGGGGATTCGAGTCACCGAACAGTGATTACGATGTGCGTTTTATCTATGCGCATCCTAAAGACTGGTATGTGGCGGTGGACCTGGAAGATAAGCGTGATGTTATCGAGTATCCGATTGTCGATGAGATCGACATCAACGGCTGGGATATCCGCAAAGCCTTAAAGCTGTTTTCACGCTCGAATCCGGCCTTTGTCGAGTGGCTGCAGTCGCCCATTGTTTACCTTGATCGCGGTGATTTTGCGCGCAGGTCGCGTGAGCTGTTGAGTACGGTCTACTGCGTTGAAAAAGGGATTTACCACTACCGCAGCATGGCGAAAACGAACTACCGGGGTTATCTGCGTGATGATCTGGTGCCGATTAAAAAATACTTTTATGTATTGCGTCCGTTGCTGTCCATTATGTGGCTGGAGAAATATCGCAAGCCTGCCCCCATTGAATTTGAGACTCTGCGCCAGATGATTGCCGGCGACAGAAAACTGAATGAGCAGATTTCTGCACTGCTGGTGCGCAAGAAGATCAGTCTGGAAAAGGAGCTTGCTCCGCCTATTCCTGAGCTGAATCAGTTTATCGAATCTGAATTAGAACGTCTGGAATCCTTTGCTGACAGTACAAGGAAAGAGCAGTCGGTAATGGATGAGCTGAATGCTTTATTTCACGCGAGTCTGGTTTTATAAAGCATCCGGAATGGCCCCTTATTTTTCTGAAACCGGAATTTTGAATGGATAAGAACGTAAAAACCCGTTTCGACCAGTACCCGGACTCTGCCCGTCATCAGCTTTCCTCGTTGCGGAGCCTGATTTTTCAGACCGCTGAACATCTGCAGTCAGGTGCTGTTGAAGAATCTCTGAAATGGGGTGAGCCCAGCTACAGTGTTAAAAGCGGCAGTCCGATCCGGATCGACTGGAAGCCTGATACTCCGCATAACTGCTATGTGTTTTTTAACTGCAACACCAAACTGGTTGATACCTTCCGGGTTCTGTATGGCGATGTACTGGCGTTTCAGGGCAACAGGGCCATTGTATTAGACCTTTCCGCAGCGCTGCCTGAGTCTGCGCTGCGCCATTGTATTGAACTTACGCTGACTTATAAAAAGCGCAGGCATTTGCCATTGCTGGGAGCCTGACAGACTCAGTTCCGTTGCGCTTTCAAAAAATCAGAAAGCCCATACAAATGTCAGTTTGTATGGGCTTTTTCTTTGCCCTGAGCCGGGGCTGGCTGCGCCCGGATAGCAGGCCTCGGCCCCAGATTTCATGTTTACCTGAGATGCTTATATGAATTGGCACGATAGGACCATTTTTACTGAGGCCGTTGCTCTCTAGAATGGCCGTCCGGGGAAAGGAATCTCAATCTGATAAACATAATAAAGCTGAGATCAATATGACTCTGAAAAATGCTGCATTCAAACCACTGCTGGCCGCTTCTTTACTGATAGCCGCTATGAGCGGTCAGGCCATGTCTGATACGCCAACCGCTACTCAGGAAGCTACGGCGCCCATTCCTGCACCCGAAACCTCTGTCAGCAACCTGGCGTATGCGGATGATTTAAAGCTGCTGGCCTACAACGTGTATATGTTGACCGGTGCTATTTCCGACTGGTCGCAACAAACCCGTGCGGAACTGATTCTGCAATCGGACGTTATTCATGGACACGACGCCATTATTCTTAATGAAATTTTTGATAATGGGCCGGCGCAAACCCTGCTGGACGGCCTGAAAAGTCAGTATCCGCATCAGACTCCGGTACTGGGCCGCACCAAGAGCGGCTGGAATCAGACGCTGGGGGCATACAGTAATACCGCTCCGGAAGATGGTGGTGTGGCCATTGTCAGCCGCTGGCCGATTGAGGAACAAATTCAGTACGTCTACAAAGAGGGTTGCGGAGCGGACTGGCTGGCTAATAAAGGCTTTGTGTATATCCGTCTGGATAAAAACGGCCATGACTATCATGTGATTGGCACCCATGCTCAGGCTGAAGACGGCGCCTGTTCCGATCCGGCTGCCGTGCGCAAAAGTCAGTTCACCGAAATGCAGCAGTTTATTGCCAGCAAAAATATCCCGGCCGATCAGGTACTGTTTATCGGTGGCGATTTTAACGTAATTAAAAACAGCGCCGAATACCCGGATATGCTGGAAACCCTGCATGTGAATGCACCGGATGCCTATGCCGGATTTGATACCTCCTGGGACCCGGAATCCAACGGTATTGCCGCCTATAACTATCCGGACCTGCCCAGCGAATACCTCGATTATATTTTTGTTTCCCGTGATCATGCGCAGCCAACCTACTGGCATAACCAGTCGCTGGACGTGACCTCGCCACGCTGGGAAAACAAAAATTATCAGTATCAGGAGCTGTCCGATCATTATCCGATTGCCGGTTTCTCCTATGCCGATGACAACACCCGCACCGAAAGCTACCGCTTTGTGAATCAGCCTTATTCCGCCGTGAAGTTCCGTAATCAGGCCAATGGCGCTTATATCAAAATTAACGCCAGCGATAACGACGGCTGGATTAAGGTGAATGGCAGTGCCAGCGATGCGGCAGCCAGCTTTAATCTGGATAACTGGTATCCGAAAAACCGTGCTTTCTGTATCCGCAGCAACGACTTTGTGCAGGTACAGGGTAATTTGCGTGTCGGTTCTTACTGGAACTGGTGGCTTGGCGGTGGTGGCGGTAATTATGCCTACTTTACCAAACAGGATAATGCCTCCAATAAATTACGTATCCGTATTCTGAATGACGATGGCGACTGTCTGAAAAACGGCGATCAGGTGGTCTTTGTTGATCGTGATACGGTGAGCGGCAAAGATTATTATCTGCAGCGCTGGCCGTCAGGTTCCTGGACCGATCATCTGTATATGTGGTCAGGTTCGGTGGGCGCTAACGAAACCTTCACCGTCGAGATGGGTGTGGGTCAGAAGCAGGACTGGACGTCAAAACTGCGCTACGTGCAGTAATTATCAGGCTTCGGTCTGATGGGAAATGGCGTGCTTCGGCACGCCATTTTTTTATTTGTGCCATTGACTGAAAACTCAATGACATTCAGTCTGGCCTGTAGAGCAAAGGAGTGGCTTTACTGATTGATGGCTGGGAGAGATCGTACTCTTCTGGCCTGACAGGGAGGTTTTTTGATAAAAAATACTAAAACGGAATCTCATCATGAAAAAAATAATATTGGCATTGTCACTTGTGATTTTTACATCAGCCGCTTTCGCTCACAGCGGCGGTTGCCGGAAAGACAGTCCGGCAGGGCAGTGCTGCCATGCCGGGTCACAGCCTTATCACTGTCATTAATTCGGTCTTAATAAACAGGGCCACTTTCTTGGAATGACCCGTTGAGCCGGCGGTGCTGAAATGCTGCCCGCCGGTTAAACAGCGCTATTAATTCCCTTCCGTCAGCATCTCCGCCAACAAATCAAATACCCGCTTAACTCGCGGATTGGTGCGCAATTCCCGGTGGCAGACCAGCCATAACGGTACGGTTACCGGTGCGCCGCGTTCGCTGAAGGCGCGGCGGAATGTGGGTTCGGCATCGCCAATCTGTTGCGGAAAAAAGCCAAGGCCATTGCCTTGTTTGACCAGTTGCCATTGCAGCATCTGAAAGGTGGTGACGATGGGAAAATTCTTCTGGCTCAGCTGCCAGCCATGCTGGTTAAGAATATTCATCAGTCTGTCGTTGCGTTCAAAACCGATAATCTGAATATGTGGGTCAATGCTTGTTTTGCTCTTGCCGGCAGCCTTGTTAACCGCATCCAGATTGTTAAGGTACTCGTGGCTGCCGTACAGCCAGATAGGTTCGTCGGCGAGTTTCCTGACGATTAAATCGGGCTGTTCGGGGCGGAAGCTGCGGATGGCAATATCGGCTTCACGCCGCTGTAAATCGCTGATGTTGTTGGAGACCACAATTTCCAGCTGGATGCCGGGTTCGCGCTGGCGGATAGCGTCGATTACGGCGGGCAGGCGGAATATGGCGTCAATTTCGCTGGCGGCAATACAGACCGGGCCTTCGGTCAGTTGTGACTGCCCGGCGGCCGTTAAAGCAAAGCGGTTGGCGGCTTCAGCCATGGGGCGCAGGTGCTCAAGCAGGGCAGCGCCGCTGTCGGTCAGCTGCAGTCCTTTACCGACCCGCTCAAACAGGGTGATGCCGAGTTCCTGTTCCAGTGCCGCGACTTGACGGCTGAGGGTGGGCTGGCTGGTATTGAGCAGACGTGCCGCGGCCGACAGCGAGCCTTGCTCGGCGCTGATTAAAAACGCGCGGGCGTGGTTCCAGTCGAAGTTTACCGAGCCCCAGTCCATATCCTTTCCTCCTTAAATTCATTGTACCTATGCAGATGTGCATATTAACGATGCAACTTTAGCGGATTTCTATGCGTTTTGTGTATGGATAAGCTGGGCAGACTGAAATGAGGGCTCAGGCTATGAAGAAAATCTGCATCGTTGGTATCTCGGGCAAACTTGGCCAGTATATGACCGAACACGCGCTGGCACGGGGTTATGAAGTGGTGGGCGTTTGCCGCCCGCAAAGTGTCGCTAAGCTCAGCCGTTTTGCCGGACAGATCCGTATTTTTCCCGGGCGTACGGATGAGCGCGAGGTTATCCGTGCGGCGGTCGCCGATTGTGATGCAGTGCTGACGGTGCTGGCGCCCTGGGGCGTGCAGGGCTATGCCACCAACACGGCGCAGGCGGTGCTGGATTTTGCCCCGGCGGAGGCACGCCTGGTGTTTTCCTGCGGCTGGCATATTTCGCGCGACGGTAAAGACCGTTATTCCTGGCAGCTGCGTTTATTCGTCGCACTGTTCGGGCGGCTGGCACGCTGGTTATGGCTGGCGGATCTGAGTGACCAGGAAGAGGCCTGCCGCCGGGTGTTTAACAGTAAAAAACGCTGGACAGTGGTGCGTGGCAGCGATCTGGAAGAGGGCGAGCCGGAGGGGTTACCGCGCTGGAGCGAACATGTGGGCGATGCCGTACTGGCCAGTAATCTGACCCGGCGTACCGACTTTGCGCTGTTTATGGTGGCCGCAATCAGCAACGATGAGCTTATACATAAAGCACCGGCCATTGTTGGTTGCCGTAGCGTGTCAGCGTTGGCAGCCGGTGCCTGAGCAGTTCTGTTATTAACAGGTCTTGTATTAACAGGCCTGGCTGAATCAAAGCCAGCGCCTTACCCGCTGACAGTAAGCGCGGTATTCGTCGCCGAATAATTCGCTCAGGGCTTTTTCTTCGGCCTCAATCTGAAAGTGATTCATATAAGAGATAAACAGCGGAATGCACAGTGCGCTCAGGTAATTACCCAGCACCATCGCCAACGCGCCAAGCAGCAGTACGAAGCCTGTATACATGGGGTTACGGCTCAGGCGATAAACGCCGGTCTGCACCAGTGTGCTGGCCTGTTGCGGGCGCATCGGATTCACGGTGGTGCGGGCGCGGCGGAAGCTGGCAACTCCGGCCAGGCAGAAGACGGCGCCGGCGAAAAACAGGGCCAGCGTTATAACCAATAGCGGAGAGCGCAGGCCATGCCAGCCACTGATATGGCCGGTACGCAACATCACTGGCAATAACATCAGCAAGGCGGTCAGGCCAGTCAGCAGCAGTGGCGGTATTTTTAACTGCAGAAATTTCATCGCTGTACTCCATCATGAGGTTGCTGCGCGCAATCGGCAGGCCCTGGCATCATGACAGAGTTATTTCCCCTGTATACAGATCTGAATTTCATCCAGCACCGGCTTTCATTACCCCGATCAGATAATCACGGATGACCCTCTGCCACGGTTCCGATAAACTTAGGCAAAACTTATACAAGGCAGGAGATAGTGTCCGTGAATTCGCCTCAACGCCCGCCCTTTGGCGTGCTGCTCGCCAATCTTGGTACTCCCGAAGCGCCGACACCCAAAGCGGTGCGTGAATATCTGGCTGAGTTTCTCTGGGATAAGCGCGTGGTCGATGTGCCGCGGCCGCTGTGGTGGCTGATTCTGCATGGTGTGATTCTGCGTATCCGTCCGGGCCGGGTAGCCAAGGCCTATGCCTCGGTCTGGGGCGAGCATGGTTCACCGCTGATGACCATTTCCCGTGCCCAGCAGCAGGCTCTTAAAGAGGCCTTAAAGGCACAGTATGGTTGCGATATTCCGGTGGTACTGGCGATGACCTACGGTCAGCCGTCGATGGAGCAGGCCGGGCGTGAACTGCGCGCCGCCGGCGTCGATAAAATGCTGGTGTTGCCGCTGTACCCGCAGTTTTCTTCCAGCACCACGGCGGCGGTGTTTGATCGTCTGGCTAAGGCGCTGAAGCCTTGTCCGCATCTGCCGGAAACCCGCTGGGTCAACGAATACCATCAGCACCCGGCGTACATCAAAGCGTTGGCTGATTCGGTGCGCGAATACTGGGCTGAGCACGGTCAGGGCGACCGTTTACTGATGTCGTTTCACGGTATTCCGCAGCGTTATGAAGACCGTGGTGATCCGTATCCGTCACAGTGTCGGGCAACTGCACTGGCGCTGGCTGCCGAGCTTGGATTAAACGAAGAACAGTGGCTGTGCTCGTTTCAGTCGCGTTTTGGCCGGGAAGAGTGGGTGAAGCCTTATACCGATTTTACCCTCACCGACTGGGGTAAAGCCGGTGTTGGCCGGGTGGATGTGATCAGCCCGGCTTTTGCTGCCGACTGTCTGGAAACCCTGGAAGAGCTGGATGTGGAAAACCGCGAAACCTTCCTGCATAACGGCGGCCGCGAGTATCACTATATTCCCTGTCTGAATGACCGTGCCGATCATATCGGTATGATGGCGCAGCTGGTGAAGGACAATACTCAGGGCTGGTAATTCAGCGTGCGCCTCCCCGCGCTTCTCGGCTCTTGCAGCGGCCTGATTTACTGGGCCGCTTTTTCTTTTTATCGGTGCTTATCTCCTGTGGTGAATTTATGAAAGAACGCATTGCCCTGTTTGTCGATGTGCAGAATATTTATTACACCACGCGCCAGACCTTCGGCTGCCATTTTAATTATCAGGCCTTCTGGGATCAGCTGACCGGTGGGCGCGAAGTAGTGCGCGCGGTGGCCTATGCCATCGACCGTGGTGATGCGGCGCAGATGAATTTTCAGCGTATTCTGCACAATATCGGTTTTGAGGTACGGCTTAAGCCTTTTATTCAGCGCCGCGATGGCTCGGCCAAAGGCGATTGGGATGTGGGCATCACCATTGATTTACTGGATGCCGCGCCTGAAGCCGATATCGTGGTGCTGGCCTCCGGTGATGGCGACTTTGATCTGGCACTGGAGCGGGTTAAACGCAGCGGTGCCCAGGCCTGGGCTTTTGGTGTTGAGGCGTTAACCGCCCAGGCGCTGATTAAAGCCGCCGACCGCTTTATTGCTATTGATGAGTCGCTGCTGCTGCGACGCTGAGTTTTATTTTCCGATGTGGGGCTGCCTTATTCCGGCATTTGGCTGCCTGTCGCGCCTTATTTGCTGAGCGCTGCGCTTTTGGGTTTCTGATCTGTTCAGATTGATCATGGCTGGTCGTCATTATCTGTGAAATCATCACCACACTTTTTGATGCTTTGCCGTTAACCGGGCTGTAACAACAGCGGCCGGAGACGGCCTCAACCGTATAAACCATCTGGAAACCTTATGAGCAGCACCGACCGTATTCTCTGCGAAATCAAAGATCATATTGCTTACGTGTATATGAACCGCCCGGAAAAACTCAACGGGCTGGATATGCCGATGTTTAAAGAGATGATCGCCTGCGCGAAAAAACTGCGTAAAAACCGCAGCGTGCGCGCCGTTATTCTGGCCGCCAAAGGTGACTCTTTCTGTGCCGGTCTGGATTTTAAAGCGCTGAGCAAAGATCCGATGATGGTGCCTAAAGTCTTTTTAAAATGGCCCTGGACCAAACAGAATATCGCCCAGCAGATTGCCCATTGCTGGCGTGACCTGCCGGTGCCGGTGATCTGTGCCATTCACGGTAACTGCTTCGGCGGCGGTATGCAGATTGCGCTGGCCTGCGATTACCGTATCGCTACACCGGATGCCAATTTATCCATTATGGAAATGAAGTGGGGCCTGATTCCTGATATGAGCGGTATGGTGACGCTGTCACGTTTAACCCGCGTGGATATCGCCCAGGAACTGACCATGACCGGCCGTCAGTTCAGCGCGCAGGAAGGCTATGAATATGGTCTGCTCAGCAAGCTGTCGGCCGATCCGCTGGCTGATGCTCAGGCACTGGCAGAAGTGATTGCCAGCAAATCGCCGGATGCCATTGCCGCCACCAAATATTTATTCAAAAAATCCTGGAAAGCCGATACCTGGAAAGCACTGCGCTGGGAGCGTTGGGTGCAGGCACGTTTACTGGGACGTAAAAATCAGCGTATTGCCATGGCCAATGGTCTGGCCGGTAAAGATAAAGAGCCAAAACCTTTTAAAGACCGTACGTCTTTCCTTTGACTTATGACCGTGACAAATAAGTCATTAACTTGACTTACTGCGTCCGTTTCAGGCACGGTGTGTGAGATGCCGTGCCTGAGCCTTATATCTCTGGCATTGCCTTAGGCAATATACCGGCAGTAGAACCAACAGGATGAACTATTCGCTGCCTGTACGCTTCATTATGCACAGTAGGGAATGAGCTATGGCAATGATGCATGAAAATATTAATTGTCGACGACCATCAGTTATTTATTGATGGAATACGACATGTTCTGGAAAAAATAACTGAAAATACCGATATAAGTGCGGCTAACAGCGCTGAAGATGCGATTGCCCTATTGGAGGCCGACTCGTCTTATGAGTTGATTCTGGTCGATCTGGTTATGCCGGGAATGAACGGTATTTCAATTATCCAACGGATGCGTGAGCAGGGAATATGGACTCCTCTGGTTATTATGTCCGGAGAGGAAAACCCAAGAGCTATTAAAGCTGCACTGGAAGCCGGAGCTCTTGGATTTATTCCAAAAAGCGCTGGCAGTGCGGATATGCTGGCCGGTTTGCAGCAGGTTCTCAAGGGCGGTTTTTTTGTTCCGGACAGTATTCTAAGCCGTATAGAGGCCATTCCACCACGTCGTCAGACCAGCAGTCAGCTGACCAAACGCCAGCTGCAGGTGCTGAAATTCCTTGCTTTGGGTTATTCAAACCGGCAGATAGCGCAGACTCTGTTTCTCACCGAACACACCATTAAAGCCCATGTCAGTTCCTTATTTATTGAACTGAATGCGGCTAACCGCACAGATTGCGTTCATATCGCGCAGCAGGAAGGCCTGATCTGACAGATCTTTCTGCAGATATAATTCGCCGCTAATCAGGAATAATAATGTGAATGTCACTGATATAGAGCAGCGAATTACCTTCGCTGCGGTAGAGCCTTACTTTACTAAAATGCGTGAGTGGGCATTAATGACAACGGTTGTTCCTCTCGCGGTTGTGGTTGTTATGTGGCAGCAGACCGATATCATTCTGTTGTCAGGATGGTTCTTGCTGATCATTCTGGGAATTTTCAGCCGCCTGGCTGTTATTCATGCCTATCGAAAGCGAAACGTTGAGTATAAATATGCAGAAACATGGCGAAATCGTCTGTTGCTACTCTCAGCATATCTGGGGTTGCTGTGGGCATTTGCTATATTCACTTTTTTTCCGGAAAGCGATAACCCTCATCAGATTTTTCTGATTACCCTGGCAGTAACACTCAGCGTGGGTTCAATTTCAGCAGGCACCCACTGGTTACCATTTTATTATTTTTACGGAGTACCCATCATGGCGGCGTTAATCTTACGCCTGCTGCTGGTAGGGTCGTTGCCGTATATCGTCCTGGCTGCGATGATGCTGTTTACTTTATTGGCATCTTATAATTTTGCCAGAAGCCTGAATGCGATTGTGCGTTCGGAAATGCGGCTGCATTACGAAAGCGAAGCGCTGGCGCGGGAGCTGCAACTAAAAAATGCAGAAGCTCAGGAGGCGGTTTACGCCAAGTCACGTATTCTGGCAACTGCAAGCCATGATCTGCGCCAGCCGCTGCATGCGCTGTTTCTGCTGATTGATGCTCTGAAGGACGAGACCGGAGAAAAACGGCGGCAAATATTTGAGCGTATTGATTTATCACTGCACACATTACGAAAAATGTTTGATGCTTTGTTTGATATGTCGCGTCTGGATGCCAATGTGATACAGCCAGAACCGGTTCATTTTAATATTGGCCGGTTTCTGCAGAACCTGTATGACGAATATAAAGGAAATGCTGGCGAAAAAGGCCTGCAATTACGCTTTCACAGTGGCGAATACACGGTGTATTCAGACCGGATTCTGCTTGAGCGGATTATGCGTAATTTAATCAGTAATGCACTGCGCTATACCTATAGCGGAGGGGTTCTGATTGCTGCCCGTAAGCGCGGAGAGCACATTTTGCTTCAGGTCTGGGATACTGGTTCGGGTATTCCGAGGGAAAGCCAGGACAGAGCGTTTGTCGAATTCCAGCAGTTGCAGAATGCCCGTCAGGGAGAAGAGAAGGGGCTGGGCTTTGGTCTGGCCATTGTACGTCGTTTGTGCGAATTACAGGATTATCCTCTTACCCTGAGTTCTGTCGTCGGCAAAGGCAGTGTTTTCAGTCTGACAGTTCCCTGCGGAGATCCGCATAAAATTGTTAATCCTGCGGCCGAAAAACAACTGATCTGGCAACAGGGAGGACAGAAAATACTGGTGATTGATGATGATCTGCAGATACGCAGTGCAATGGCTGTGCTGTTACGCCAGTGGAACTTCGGGGTGGACATTGCCGGTTCAGCAGCAGAAGCGATCGCTGAAATTAAGCGGGCGGATTGTCTGCCCAATCTGATTCTTGCCGACTTCAGCCTGCAGGATGAATGTGATGGCGTTGATGCTGTTATGGTGCTGAGGCGGCATTTCAGGGTGGAGTTTCCGGCCATTATCATCACCGGATCAACGGCGCCTGAAGCACTGCAGCGTATTGAAAGTCATGGCCTGGCATTGCTGCAAAAACCGATTCAGCCTGCACATTTACGCAGTGCGATTCAGCATCATCTGTATTCCGGCGTGAGCCATAATAATTAATTCGGAAGTATGTAATAAGCGGGTCAGTGACCCGCTTAAAAGGTATCAGCGCAGTAGCTGAGCGTGTGGTTTCGCCAGCATAGCAATCACCGGATTACGGTTCATCACGTAATTTTTCAGTATCAGTGCAATAACAACACCGATAATAAAACCACCGACGTGTGCCCAGTAATCGATACCACCGCCACCAAC of the Thalassolituus hydrocarboniclasticus genome contains:
- a CDS encoding crotonase/enoyl-CoA hydratase family protein, with amino-acid sequence MSSTDRILCEIKDHIAYVYMNRPEKLNGLDMPMFKEMIACAKKLRKNRSVRAVILAAKGDSFCAGLDFKALSKDPMMVPKVFLKWPWTKQNIAQQIAHCWRDLPVPVICAIHGNCFGGGMQIALACDYRIATPDANLSIMEMKWGLIPDMSGMVTLSRLTRVDIAQELTMTGRQFSAQEGYEYGLLSKLSADPLADAQALAEVIASKSPDAIAATKYLFKKSWKADTWKALRWERWVQARLLGRKNQRIAMANGLAGKDKEPKPFKDRTSFL
- a CDS encoding response regulator; protein product: MKILIVDDHQLFIDGIRHVLEKITENTDISAANSAEDAIALLEADSSYELILVDLVMPGMNGISIIQRMREQGIWTPLVIMSGEENPRAIKAALEAGALGFIPKSAGSADMLAGLQQVLKGGFFVPDSILSRIEAIPPRRQTSSQLTKRQLQVLKFLALGYSNRQIAQTLFLTEHTIKAHVSSLFIELNAANRTDCVHIAQQEGLI
- a CDS encoding ATP-binding response regulator, whose product is MNVTDIEQRITFAAVEPYFTKMREWALMTTVVPLAVVVVMWQQTDIILLSGWFLLIILGIFSRLAVIHAYRKRNVEYKYAETWRNRLLLLSAYLGLLWAFAIFTFFPESDNPHQIFLITLAVTLSVGSISAGTHWLPFYYFYGVPIMAALILRLLLVGSLPYIVLAAMMLFTLLASYNFARSLNAIVRSEMRLHYESEALARELQLKNAEAQEAVYAKSRILATASHDLRQPLHALFLLIDALKDETGEKRRQIFERIDLSLHTLRKMFDALFDMSRLDANVIQPEPVHFNIGRFLQNLYDEYKGNAGEKGLQLRFHSGEYTVYSDRILLERIMRNLISNALRYTYSGGVLIAARKRGEHILLQVWDTGSGIPRESQDRAFVEFQQLQNARQGEEKGLGFGLAIVRRLCELQDYPLTLSSVVGKGSVFSLTVPCGDPHKIVNPAAEKQLIWQQGGQKILVIDDDLQIRSAMAVLLRQWNFGVDIAGSAAEAIAEIKRADCLPNLILADFSLQDECDGVDAVMVLRRHFRVEFPAIIITGSTAPEALQRIESHGLALLQKPIQPAHLRSAIQHHLYSGVSHNN